A window from Schistosoma haematobium chromosome 3, whole genome shotgun sequence encodes these proteins:
- the KCNIP4 gene encoding Kv channel-interacting protein 4 (EggNog:ENOG410V73Z~COG:T) → MKTMETDYEEPESHIVRHKPVGIKTLLRKTRFSRKELQIMYQGFKQECPAGTLNEDSFKDIYCKFFPQGDATVYAQLVFRSFDQDRNGTLTFEQYIQCLSCLMHGTQNDKLRWAFRLYDINGDGYVTKGEMLKVVNAIYDLLGRNTEPPINESTTANHVERVFQRLDLNQDGVISYEEFLQACTYDQTVCDALDKLTTIL, encoded by the exons AAACAGACTATGAGGAACCAGAAAGTCATATTGTTCGACATAAACCTGTTGGTATTAAAACATTGTTAAGGAAAACAAGATTCTCAAGAAAAGAATTACAAATTATGTATCAAGGATTTAAACAA GAATGTCCAGCTGGTACACTTAATGAAGATTCATTTAAAGATATCTACTGTAAATTTTTCCCTCAAGGAG ATGCAACTGTATACGCTCAGTTAGTATTCAGATCATTTGATCAAGATCGTAATGGGACTTTAACATTTGAA caatatattcaatgtttatcGTGTTTAATGCATGGTACACAAAATGACAAGTTACGTTGGGCATTTCGCCTGTATGATATTAATGGTGATGGTTATGTGACTAAAGGTGAAATGCTTAAAGTTGTCAATGCAATTTATGATTTATTGGGAAGAAATACAGAACCGCCAATTAATGAGTCGACCACAGCTAATCATGTAGAAAGAGTATTTCAA AGATTAGATTTAAATCAAGATGGTGTAATAAGTTATGAAGAATTTTTACAGGCGTGTACTTAT